The region AGACGCTTACAGTGGTTATGGCCGATCCCGCTGGAGCGGGCAGTTTATACTCAGGTCTGCCATGAGTGAATCGACGGAAAACTCTGCAGTTTCCCCTTCGGCAGCCGCAACTTCCGAGGCCAGCCGGACCATGGACATCACCGAGATCATGTCCATCCTCCCCCATCGCTACCCCTTCCTGCTGATCGACCGCGTGATCGAAGTGGAGCGAAAACAAAGGATTGTGGCGATCAAGAACGTCTCGTTCAATGAGCCGCAGTTTCAGGGCCACTTTCCCGACTACCCCATCATGCCCGGCGTCCTGATGGTCGAGGCGATCGCCCAGGCCGGGGGAGCCCTGCTGCTGACCGAGATTCCGGATCGCGAGAACAAGCTGATGGTCTTTACCGGCATCGACAGCGCCAAGTTCCGCAAGCCCGTCGTTCCGGGCGACCAGGTGCGGATTGAGGTGAAGGTGCTCAACTGGCGTTCGACCGCTGTTCGCATGCAGGGCATGGCGACCGTCGACGGCAAGCTGGTATGCGAAGCCGTCGTGATGTGCGCGCTGGTTCCGCGGGGAACAAAGAAGCCAGAGGCCAAGTCCGAGTGAGCATTCACCCCACCGCAATCGTTCAGGAGGGGGCCCGGGTCCCGGAAAGCTGCACCATCGGGCCCTATTGCACGATCGGCCCCAACGTCGTGCTGGGGGAGCGCTGTGAGCTGGTCTCGCACGTCGTCCTCGACGGCCACCTGACAATGGGCAATGACAACCGCGTCTTCTCCTTCGCCTGCCTGGGCATCGCCCCGCAGGACCTGAAGTACAAGGGCGAACCGACACAACTCGTGATCGGCGATAAGAACGATATCCGCGAGTACGTCACCATCTCGCGAGGCACTCCGGGAGGCGGTGGCGTGACCCGCCTCGGCTCCGGCTGCCTGATTATGGCCTACACCCACATCGGGCACGACTCGATGATCGGCAACGGGGTCATCCTGGCAAACGCGGCCACGCTGGCAGGGCACGTGACAGTAGAGGACTACGCCGTCGTCGGCGCTCTGAACCCGGTCCACCAGTTCTGCACGATCGGCACCCACGCCTACATCGGCGGAGGCACCACCATCACCCAGGATGTGCTTCCCTATTCCCTGACCAGCATCGAGCGCAATAACCACGCCTATGGGATCAACAAGGTCGGCCTCGAGCGGAAAGGCTTTACTCGCGACGAGATCAAGCAGCTCCGCGTCGCCTACCGTATCCTGCAAACCTCCAAGCTCAACACGACCGACGCTCTCGCAGCGATTCGGGAGAAGGTTGCCTCGGGTGAGTTCGGAGATAAGGTAGCTTACCTGGCCGACTTCATCGCTCGGAGTCAGCGCGGCATCATCAAATAGGACGATGCCAGACACCGTGCAACGAAACCTCCGACCTGATTAGCGGACACGACACTCGATATTTGATCCCATGTCATCAATATCTTAGGCGAAGGCCTGGCCTCTGAGGTCATCGCGTCTTGATTGCTCCTGGGAGGACGCCACAGGGAACGAACGCAGGACCTCAAGACAATAGGATTCCCTGGCAACGCGAAATTGGCAGCCTTATCCATGTCTGAAACTGCTGCTTTCTTGTCATGGCACATTTCCTTCTATAGGGAATACAGTTTCTCTCATGGAGGTCTGAAGACATGCCAACTAGCTCTTCCTCCCTTGTACTTCCCGATTCGCCGTTAGCGAAGGAAGCCACCGATATTCTGCGCGGGCACTCCACGGAGTTGCTTTTCAATCATTCCTTGCGTGTATATCTGTTCGCGGCTGAACAGGGCCGCCAACAAAAGCTGCGATTCGATCCTGAGCTCCTTTATGTCGCCGCGGCATTTCACGATCTGGGTCTTATTACGGAGTTTTCCAGCCCGAAAGATCGCTTCGAGGTGGATGGAGCAAA is a window of Edaphobacter sp. 12200R-103 DNA encoding:
- the fabZ gene encoding 3-hydroxyacyl-ACP dehydratase FabZ; protein product: MSESTENSAVSPSAAATSEASRTMDITEIMSILPHRYPFLLIDRVIEVERKQRIVAIKNVSFNEPQFQGHFPDYPIMPGVLMVEAIAQAGGALLLTEIPDRENKLMVFTGIDSAKFRKPVVPGDQVRIEVKVLNWRSTAVRMQGMATVDGKLVCEAVVMCALVPRGTKKPEAKSE
- the lpxA gene encoding acyl-ACP--UDP-N-acetylglucosamine O-acyltransferase, translating into MSIHPTAIVQEGARVPESCTIGPYCTIGPNVVLGERCELVSHVVLDGHLTMGNDNRVFSFACLGIAPQDLKYKGEPTQLVIGDKNDIREYVTISRGTPGGGGVTRLGSGCLIMAYTHIGHDSMIGNGVILANAATLAGHVTVEDYAVVGALNPVHQFCTIGTHAYIGGGTTITQDVLPYSLTSIERNNHAYGINKVGLERKGFTRDEIKQLRVAYRILQTSKLNTTDALAAIREKVASGEFGDKVAYLADFIARSQRGIIK